In Gossypium raimondii isolate GPD5lz chromosome 12, ASM2569854v1, whole genome shotgun sequence, a single window of DNA contains:
- the LOC105763870 gene encoding mediator of RNA polymerase II transcription subunit 12 — protein sequence MQRYHGAGCTSAVNNSAIGGASARDTSRADSSSLPPNFQFNSRRQSQLASYKLKCDKEPLNCRLGPPDFHPQSQTCPEETLTRENVQQGYKDTINGLEDSKEISLTQIQAFTKPVVLKCRDAIRKCLRAINESRAQKRKAGQVYGIPLSGSLLSKPGVFPEQRPCSEDFRKKWIEGLSQQNKSLCSLADQVPLGYKNRTLIEVLIRNNVPLLRATWFIKVTYLNQVRPGSAISTGSLDKAQLSRTELWTKDVIDYLQHLLDEIFSRNNSHFTQHGRDRLPQMHNAASLQHRSAPASATLDGEEPSLQFKWLYVVRLLQWHHAEGLVLPSLIIDWVLNQLQEKELLEILQLLLPIVYGVLETVILCQTYVRNLVAIAIRFIREPSPGGADLVDNSRRAYTVSALVEMLRYLIQAVPDTFVALDCFPLPTCVVSHAFSDGGFLSKSSDDAGKIKSNSADAYVVKVKGFDSQYQSLSFDHVVSTIHKCADNLVKGASAGYPSQSMAKAVQTLDKALLHGDLIEAYKHIFDDLCDGAVGEGWVAEVSPCLRSSLKWLQTVNLSLICSVFFLCEWATCDFRDFRTAPPHNLKFTGRKDFSQIYLAIHLLKLKRKEWQNPEYKKGRASGLYSTAKNTSYQNNYSRRNLLGNIYEAKSNGKYVNGRSSSSSDIFDSPGPLHDIIVCWIDQHEGLKGEGGKRLQLLILELIGSGIFYPQAYVRQLIVSGIIDISRPMADLDRRKRHHRILKQLPGQYMLDILEEARIAKGSELLEAVNVYSNERRLALHNLLFDQHNCANTSHVSTNDKKSHSTSGRDGAFQVSGDQWKTLQSSKTFRRDVDLEGLKASISVLLQFPSLSSTSADSGVEESQGSSKRSVGSTCNKPDMFEGAPGYEDCKRVKRQKLSEDKSLYLQAPSPIPSDDEDTWWMRKGQKNIESFKSDPPHKSTKQVSRGRQKTVRKTQSLAQLAAARIEGSQGASTSHICDNKINCSHHRTEVETLKPVDGIRTTHFGDIVSIEKGLKQLRFVEKRIVMVWLISVVKQLVEESEKSVAKAGQYGRPFIAADEKSPLRWKLGEDELSVILHLMDVSCDSVSAIKFLLWLLPIVSSNPGPTVHSGRNSLRVPRNVDNCACAVGEAYLLSSLRRYENILIAADLVPEALSAIMLRAAAIMATNGRVTGSGTLVFALYLLKKYGKVASVIEWEKKYKGACDKRLFSELESGQQEGDFGFPFGVPGGIEDPDDYFRKKITGGRFSRVGLSMRDMVQRHVDDVLHSILGKERKLVAAGAPKTPAVEKGGDGYQVAQQIIMGLMDCIRQTGGAAQEGDPGLVSSAVSAIVGNVGSTLAKIPDFTGGSNYSNYQPSISSLSFAKRILRIHLICLCLLKEALGERQSRAFEVALGTEASSALAVAFAPAKSSRGQFKLSPDAPESSANISGDNLNSSAKSTLGRTTKMSAAISALLLGAIVHGVISLERMVTVLRLKEGLDVVQFVRSTKTSSNGNARSVGAFKLDNSFEIYVHWFRLFVGNCRSVCDGLVLELLGEQPIVALSRMQRLLPINLVFPPAYAIFAFVIWKPFILSSNIASREDIHQLYQSLTMAIGDAVKHIPFRDVCMRDTRGFYDIIAADTTDSEFAALLELNGLDTHLKSMAFIPLRARLFLNAIIDCKMPYSAFTHDEGNRVSGHGESKALRGENDSKQGKLIRALDALQPAKFHWQWVELRLLLNEQALIDKMENHDMSLVDALRSSSPSSERASPSENEKVFIEIILTRLLVRPDAAPLFSEVVHLFGRSLEDSLLMQAKWFLGGMDVLLGRKTVRQRLINIAETKNLSTKTQFWKPWGWSYSGGDPVTNRGEKKNEATFLEEGEVIEEAVESKKCAKGSQIDVEGSNISQQHVTEKAFIKLILPCIDQSSANSRNTFANDLIKQFSTIEQQVKLVTRGISKQTGTASSIEVSTNKSNSRKSIRGASPGLARRTMAPAESVPPPPAALRASMSLRLQFIVRLLPIICADGEPSSRNMRHMLASVIFRLLGSRVVHEDVDLSFNFKQLKRDAELVSSIASSEIYRDSLFDRLLLVLHGLLSSCQPSWLRSKTANDYSGFDHEALESFQNELDSMQLPEIIRWRIQAAMPILFPSFRNVISCHTPSVPVGALSALQSSIYIPESCNGTLNAPQRQVASARTANNIPGKAKSMPSLQEYDMEIDPWTLLEDGAGSSLSSSGTIVIGGSDRANLRASSWLKGAVRVRRTDLTYTGAVDDGS from the exons ATGCAAAGGTATCATGGTGCCGGCTGCACTAGTGCAGTTAATAACAGCGCGATAGGAGGAGCTTCAGCCAGGGATACTTCCCGGGCTGACTCATCTTCATTACCACCTAACTTCCAATTCAATTCTAG GCGGCAATCTCAGTTAGCATCCTACAAGTTGAAGTGTGACAAGGAACCGCTTAATTGCAG ACTTGGCCCCCCTGATTTTCATCCTCAGTCCCAAACTTGTCCCGAGGAGACTCTCACTAGAGAAAATGTGCAACAGGGATATAAGGATACCATTAATGGACTGGAG GATTCGAAAGAGATTTCATTGACTCAGATTCAGGCTTTTACAAAGCCAGTTGTTCTCAAATGCAGAGAT GCAATAAGAAAGTGTCTAAGGGCTATCAATGAATCTCGTGCTCAAAAGCGGAAG GCTGGTCAGGTATATGGTATCCCTCTTTCTGGTTCACTGTTAAGTAAACCAGGGGTTTTCCCCGAACAAAGGCCATGCAGTGAAGATTTCAGAAAGAAATGGATTGAG GGCTTATCACAGCAAAACAAAAGTTTGTGTTCTTTGGCCGATCAGGTTCCTCTTGGGTATAAGAATAGAACATTAATTGAAGTTCTTATCCGGAATAATGTTCCATTGCTGAGAGCAACTTGGTTTATCAAAGTAACTTATCTTAATCAG GTTCGCCCAGGTTCTGCGATTTCTACTGGATCACTCGACAAAGCTCAATTATCTCGTACAGAGCTCTGGACAAAAGATGTTATTGATTACTTGCAGCAccttttagatgaaattttttctAGAAATAATTCTCATTTTACTCAACATGGTAGAGATCGATTGCCACAAATGCATAATGCAGCGTCTTTGCAGCATAGGAGTGCCCCAGCATCAGCAACCCTTGATGGTGAGGAGCCGTCTCTTCAATTCAAATGGTTGTATGTGGTGCGACTCTTGCAATGGCATCATGCAGAAGGGCTGGTTCTTCCCTCTCTTATCATTGATTGGGTTCTGAATCAACTGCAG GAAAAGGAATTGCTTGAGATTCTGCAGTTGCTATTGCCAATTGTTTATGGAGTTTTAGAAACAGTTATTTTATGTCAGACATATGTACGTAATCTTGTGGCTATAGCTATTCGCTTTATCCGTGAGCCTTCACCTGGTGGAGCTGATTTGGTTGATAATTCCCGGAGAGCGTATACAGTATCTGCACTGGTTGAGATGCTTCGCTATTTGATACAGGCTGTGCCAGATACATTTGTTGCTTTAGATTGCTTTCCTTTACCAACTTGTGTAGTTTCACATGCATTTAGTGATGGTGGTTTTTTGTCAAAGTCATCAGATGATGcagggaaaataaaaagcaatTCAGCAGATGCTTATGTTGTCAAAGTTAAAGGGTTTGATTCCCAATACCAGTCCTTGTCATTCGATCATGTTGTTTCCACCATCCACAAGTGTGCTGATAATCTTGTTAAAGGTGCAAGTGCTGGATATCCTAGCCAAAGTATGGCAAAAGCTGTGCAGACTCTGGACAAAGCTCTTTTGCATGGAGATCTAATAGAGGCTTATAAACATATCTTTGATGATCTTTGTGATGGAGCAGTTGGCGAAGGTTGGGTTGCTGAGGTCAGCCCATGCTTAAGATCATCACTAAAATGGCTTCAAACTGTGAATTTGTCATTGATTTGCTCAGTTTTTTTCCTCTGTGAGTGGGCAACATGTGATTTCCGAGACTTCCGGACTGCTCCTCCCCATAACTTGAAGTTCACTGGTAGAAAAGATTTTTCACAAATATATCTTGCAATTCATCTTCTAAAGCTGAAGAGGAAAGAGTGGCAGAACCCAGAATACAAGAAGGGAAGAGCTTCTGGACTTTACAGCACTGCAAAGAATACCAGTTATCAGAATAACTATTCCAGGAggaatttgttgggaaatatatATGAAGCTAAAAGCAATGGAAAATATGTTAATGGAAGAAGTAGTAGTTCTTCAGATATATTTGACAGCCCTGGTCCCCTGCATGATATTATCGTGTGCTGGATTGATCAGCATGAAGGGCTTAAAGGAGAAGGTGGCAAGCGTCTTCAGCTTTTGATACTGGAACTCATAGGATCTGGAATCTTTTATCCTCAGGCATATGTGAGACAGCTTATAGTTAGTGGGATTATCGATATATCCCGACCTATGGCTGACCTGGACAGAAGGAAGAGACACCATCGAATCTTGAAGCAGCTACCTGGGCAGTATATGCTAGATATTTTGGAAGAAGCAAGAATTGCTAAGGGCTCAGAATTGCTTGAGGCTGTAAATGTTTACTCAAATGAACGTCGTCTTGCCCTTCACAATCTTCTTTTTGATCAACATAATTGTGCAAACACTTCTCATGTATCAACTAATGACAAAAAGTCTCATTCTACCTCAGGAAGGGATGGTGCTTTCCAAGTTTCTGGTGATCAGTGGAAAACTCTTCAGTCTTCAAAGACTTTCAGGAGAGATGTGGACCTTGAAGGACTGAAGGCTTCCATTTCAGTATTGTTGCAATTTCCTAGCTTATCTTCTACATCTGCAGATAGTGGAGTTGAAGAGTCTCAAGGGAGTTCCAAAAGGTCTGTTGGGTCAACATGCAACAAGCCGGACATGTTTGAAGGTGCCCCTGGGTATGAAGATTGTAAAAGGGTAAAAAGACAGAAATTAAGTGAAGATAAGAGTTTATATCTTCAAGCACCTTCACCAATTCCATCAGATGATGAAGATACTTGGTGGATGAGGAAGGGGCAGAAAAACATAGAATCTTTCAAATCTGATCCTCCGCATAAATCAACAAAGCAAGTTTCTCGTGGTAGACAAAAGACTGTGCGTAAAACTCAGAGTCTTGCTCAATTAGCAGCTGCTAGAATTGAGGGTAGCCAGGGAGCATCTACAAGTCACATTTGTGATAATAAGATAAACTGCTCACATCATAGAACTGAGGTAGAAACTTTAAAGCCAGTGGATGGAATCAGAACAACCCATTTTGGAGATATTGTTTCGATTGAAAAGGGTTTAAAACAGCTTCGCTTTGTGGAGAAGAGGATTGTCATGGTTTGGTTGATATCTGTAGTCAAGCAGCTTGTTGAAGAGTCGGAGAAATCTGTGGCCAAGGCTGGCCAGTACGGCAGGCCCTTCATTGCAGCTGATGAGAAGAGTCCTTTGAGATGGAAGCTTGGTGAGGATGAACTATCAGTTATACTGCATCTAATGGATGTTTCCTGTGATTCAGTTTCAGCGATCAAATTTCTCCTTTGGCTGTTGCCAATAGTTAGCAGTAATCCTGGTCCTACTGTTCATAGTGGGAGAAACAGTCTAAGGGTGCCCAGGAATGTAGATAATTGTGCATGTGCAGTGGGGGAGGCATATCTTTTATCATCTCTTCGAAG GTATGAGAATATACTTATTGCTGCAGATCTTGTTCCTGAAGCTTTGTCAGCTATAATGCTTCGTGCTGCTGCAATTATGGCCACTAATGGAAGAGTTACAGGTTCGGGAACCCTAGTGTTTGCTTTGTATTTGTTGAAGAAGTATGGCAAAGTTGCCAGTGTAATTGAATGGGAGAAGAAATACAAAGGTGCTTGTGACAAGAGACTTTTCTCTGAACTTGAATCTGGACAACAAGAGGGAGATTTTGGGTTTCCATTTGGAGTTCCAGGAGGTATTGAAGATCCTGATGATTATTTCCGTAAAAAGATAACTGGTGGACGTTTTTCGAGAGTGGGTTTAAGCATGAGAGATATGGTTCAGCGTCATGTTGATGATGTCTTGCACTCTATCTTAGGTAAAGAGAGAAAACTTGTTGCAGCCGGTGCACCAAAAACTCCTGCCGTTGAAAAAGGGGGTGATGGTTATCAAGTTGCTCAACAAATCATAATGGGACTAATGGACTGCATTAGACAGACTGGCGGTGCTGCTCAAGAAGGGGACCCAGGTTTGGTGTCTTCTGCTGTTTCTGCCATTGTTGGCAATGTAGGATCAACACTAGCGAAGATACCTGATTTTACTGGTGGCagcaattattcaaattatcaaCCCTCTATAAGTTCCTTGAGTTTTGCAAAGCGTATCTTGCGCATTCATTTAATATGCCTATGCCTGCTAAAGGAAGCCCTTGGAGAACGCCAAAGCCGGGCATTTGAGGTAGCTCTTGGAACAGAGGCCTCTTCTGCTTTAGCAGTAGCATTTGCTCCTGCAAAGTCCTCTCGTGGTCAGTTTAAGTTGTCTCCTGATGCTCCTGAGTCTAGTGCGAACATATCTGGTGACAATTTGAACAGTTCTGCCAAATCGACTCTAGGGAGAACAACCAAAATGTCAGCTGCTATTTCTGCTCTTCTTTTGGGGGCTATTGTTCATGGGGTCATTAGCTTGGAGAGAATGGTAACAGTCTTAAGATTAAAGGAAGGTTTGGATGTTGTTCAGTTTGTAAGGAGCACAAAAACCAGTTCTAATGGTAATGCCCGATCTGTTGGGGCTTTTAAGTTGGACAACtcatttgaaatttatgtgCACTGGTTTCGGCTGTTTGTTGGGAACTGCAGATCTGTTTGTGATGGGCTAGTTTTGGAACTCTTGGGTGAACAACCTATTGTAGCTCTTTCAAGGATGCAGAGACTGCTTCCAATTAATTTGGTCTTTCCACCAGCTTATGCAATATTTGCGTTTGTTATATGGAAACCATTCATTTTGAGTAGTAACATTGCAAGTCGTGAAGATATTCATCAATTGTATCAGTCTTTAACAATGGCCATCGGTGATGCTGTGAAACACATACCTTTTCGTGATGTTTGTATGAGGGATACCCGTGGTTTTTATGATATTATAGCTGCAGATACCACTGATTCTGAGTTCGCAGCCTTGCTAGAGTTGAATGGTTTGGACACGCACTTGAAATCCATGGCCTTTATCCCTCTTCGTGCAAGGCTTTTTCTAAATGCTATAATTGATTGTAAGATGCCTTATTCTGCTTTTACACATGATGAGGGGAATCGGGTTTCTGGACATGGCGAGTCTAAAGCTCTGCGTGGAGAGAATGATTCAAAGCAAGGTAAGCTTATTCGTGCATTGGATGCTTTGCAACCAGCTAAGTTTCATTGGCAGTGGGTTGAATTAAGGCTTCTTTTAAATGAACAAGCACTCATTGATAAGATGGAGAATCATGACATGTCCTTGGTGGATGCACTTCGCTCTTCCTCACCCAGTTCTGAAAGAGCTTCTCCTTCTGAGAATGAGAAAGTTTTCATTGAGATCATCCTCACCAGATTGTTGGTCAGACCTGATGCTGCTCCTCTTTTCTCAGAGGTGGTTCATCTTTTTGGAAGGTCATTAGAAGATTCATTGCTGATGCAGGCTAAATGGTTCTTAGGAGGCATGGATGTTCTTTTGGGACGGAAAACTGTTAGGCAACGGCTCATTAATATTGCTGAAACTAAGAACCTTTCTACTAAGACCCAGTTTTGGAAGCCTTGGGGATGGTCTTATTCTGGTGGTGATCCTGTGACGAATAGGGGAGAGAAGAAGAACGAAGCCACCTTTCTTGAGGAAGGTGAAGTCATTGAGGAGGCAGTGGAGTCAAAAAAGTGTGCGAAAGGTTCTCAAATCGATGTTGAAGGTTCCAATATCAGCCAGCAGCATGTAACAGAGAAGgcatttattaaattgattctTCCTTGCATAGACCAAAGCTCTGCCAACTCGCGCAATACCTTTGCAAATGATTTGATAAAGCAGTTTAGCACTATTGAGCAGCAAGTAAAGTTGGTTACTCGTGGCATAAGCAAGCAGACTGGAACTGCCTCTTCAATTGAAGTTTCTACTAATAAAAGCAACAGTCGGAAAAGTATAAGAGGTGCTAGTCCTGGATTGGCTAGACGAACAATGGCTCCTGCAGAGTCTGTACCTCCTCCTCCTGCAGCTTTGCGAGCTTCTATGTCATTAAGGTTGCAGTTTATTGTGAGATTACTGCCGATCATATGTGCAGATGG GGAACCATCATCAAGAAACATGAGGCACATGCTTGCCTCTGTAATATTTCGATTGCTTGGAAGTAGGGTTGTGCATGAGGATGTGGAcctatcttttaatttcaaacagTTGAAGAGGGACGCGGAGCTGGTGTCTTCTATTGCATCCTCAGAGATTTATAGAGATAGTCTTTTTGATCGCTTATTGTTAGTTCTACATGGGTTGTTAAGCAGTTGCCAGCCAAGTTGGCTAAGGTCAAAGACTGCCAATGATTATTCTGGATTTGATCATGAGGCATTGGAGAGTTTCCAG AATGAATTAGATTCTATGCAACTACCTGAGATCATTAGATGGCGTATTCAGGCAGCGATGCCAATATTATTTCCTTCTTTCCGCAATGTGATCTCCTGCCACACACCTTCGGTCCCAGTCGGTGCTCTTAGTGCGCTTCAATCCAGCATCTACATCCCTGAATCTTGCAATGGTACCTTAAATGCACCTCAGAGACAGGTTGCATCGGCACGAACTGCAAATAACATACCGGGAAAAGCCAAGTCAATGCCTTCACTACAGGAGTACGATATGGAAATCGACCCATGGACACTTTTGGAAGATGGAGCAGGTTCAAGTCTATCTTCAAGTGGCACTATTGTCATTGGTGGCAGCGACCGTGCTAATCTTCGAGCCTCAAGTTGGCTTAAGGGGGCTGTAAGAGTGAGGCGAACGGACCTGACATATACCGGTGCAGTGGATGATGGCAGCTGA
- the LOC105763872 gene encoding rop guanine nucleotide exchange factor 3 isoform X2, which yields MENSSNSDENYDVGYQPSPCSTDPNDQSTMSGDSFVYCRTYSSTSVFSEPVDDHHSCCSEASPSCSSHWSTKRSGGVVPQKQALLTRLVTKQCKNSNAGDHQKLDDLESLDLELEMMKERFAKLLLGEDMSGSGKGVCTAITISNSITNLYATVFGQNLRLEPLNPEKKALWKREMDCLLSVCDYIVEFTPKSHNLRNGAAVEIMESRQRSDIYINLPALRKLDAMLIEILDSFQDREFWYAEQGSMSANSTRMGSFRRVVQRNDEKWWVPVPCVPSSGLTEKARKHLRHKRECANQIHKAAMSINNSVLSEMEIPDSYMASLPKSGRASIGDPIYRYMYTTEKFSPEYLLDCLNIASEHEALELADRVEASMYTWRRKACMIHSKSSWSMVKDLMSDVNRSDKNHILAERAESLLFSLKQRYPELSQTSLDTCKIQYNRSMNHRDLEACIKYI from the exons ATGGAGAATTCATCAAACAGTGATGAAAACTATGATGTGGGTTATCAACCATCACCTTGTTCAACTGATCCAAATGATCAGTCAACCATGAGTGGTGATTCATTTGTGTATTGCCGAACATATTCATCGACTTCAGTATTTTCTGAACCTGTTGATGATCACCATAGTTGTTGTAGTGAAGCTTCACCTTCTTGTTCTTCTCATTGGTCAACTAAGAGATCTGGTGGGGTTGTTCCTCAAAAGCAAGCTCTTCTTACAAGGCTTGTAACAAAACAGTGCAAAAATAGCAATGCAGGTGATCATCAAAAGCTTGATGATTTGGAATCATTGGATTTAG AACTTGAAATGATGAAGGAAAGATTTGCAAAACTTTTACTGGGAGAAGATATGTCTGGAAGTGGAAAAGGAGTATGCACAGCTATTACAATCTCAAATTCCATAACCAATCTTTACG CAACTGTATTTGGGCAAAATTTGAGGTTGGAGCCATTGAACCCTGAAAAGAAAGCTCTttggaaaagagaaatggattGTCTTTTATCTGTCTGTGATTATATTGTGGAATTTACTCCCAAGTCACACAATTTACGTAATGGAGCAGCTGTTGAG ATAATGGAAAGCAGGCAAAGATCAGATATTTACATCAATCTTCCAGCACTGAGAAAATTGGATGCAATGCTCATT GAAATACTGGATAGCTTCCAGGATAGAGAATTCTGGTACGCAGAGCAAGGGAGTATGTCGGCGAATTCGACCCGTATGGGTTCATTTCGAAGAGTTGTTCAAAGAAATGACGAGAAATGGTGGGTACCAGTGCCGTGTGTTCCTTCGAGTGGACTTACCGAGAAAGCGAGGAAGCACTTGCGACATAAACGAGAATGTGCTAATCAAATTCACAAGGCTGCTATGTCTATAAACAACAGTGTTCTTTCCGAGATGGAAATCCCAGATTCATACATGGCATCACTTCCAAAG AGCGGAAGAGCCAGCATCGGAGACCCTATATACCGCTACATGTACACCACAGAAAAATTCTCCCCTGAGTATCTACTCGATTGTCTCAACATAGCATCCGAACACGAAGCACTTGAACTTGCAGATCGTGTTGAAGCTTCAATGTACACATGGAGACGTAAAGCATGCATGATCCACTCGAAATCATCATGGAGTATGGTGAAAGACTTAATGTCCGACGTCAATCGAAGTGACAAAAACCATATATTAGCTGAAAGAGCAGAGAGCTTGTTATTTTCATTGAAGCAAAGATACCCTGAACTCTCACAAACGTCCCTAGACACGTGCAAAATTCAGTACAATAGG TCAATGAACCACAGGGACTTGGAAGCctgcatcaaatatatataa
- the LOC105763872 gene encoding rop guanine nucleotide exchange factor 3 isoform X3 produces MENSSNSDENYDVGYQPSPCSTDPNDQSTMSGDSFVYCRTYSSTSVFSEPVDDHHSCCSEASPSCSSHWSTKRSGGVVPQKQALLTRLVTKQCKNSNAGDHQKLDDLESLDLELEMMKERFAKLLLGEDMSGSGKGVCTAITISNSITNLYATVFGQNLRLEPLNPEKKALWKREMDCLLSVCDYIVEFTPKSHNLRNGAAVEEILDSFQDREFWYAEQGSMSANSTRMGSFRRVVQRNDEKWWVPVPCVPSSGLTEKARKHLRHKRECANQIHKAAMSINNSVLSEMEIPDSYMASLPKSGRASIGDPIYRYMYTTEKFSPEYLLDCLNIASEHEALELADRVEASMYTWRRKACMIHSKSSWSMVKDLMSDVNRSDKNHILAERAESLLFSLKQRYPELSQTSLDTCKIQYNRDVGQAILESYSRVLEGLAFNIVAWIEDVFFVDSTTRNQD; encoded by the exons ATGGAGAATTCATCAAACAGTGATGAAAACTATGATGTGGGTTATCAACCATCACCTTGTTCAACTGATCCAAATGATCAGTCAACCATGAGTGGTGATTCATTTGTGTATTGCCGAACATATTCATCGACTTCAGTATTTTCTGAACCTGTTGATGATCACCATAGTTGTTGTAGTGAAGCTTCACCTTCTTGTTCTTCTCATTGGTCAACTAAGAGATCTGGTGGGGTTGTTCCTCAAAAGCAAGCTCTTCTTACAAGGCTTGTAACAAAACAGTGCAAAAATAGCAATGCAGGTGATCATCAAAAGCTTGATGATTTGGAATCATTGGATTTAG AACTTGAAATGATGAAGGAAAGATTTGCAAAACTTTTACTGGGAGAAGATATGTCTGGAAGTGGAAAAGGAGTATGCACAGCTATTACAATCTCAAATTCCATAACCAATCTTTACG CAACTGTATTTGGGCAAAATTTGAGGTTGGAGCCATTGAACCCTGAAAAGAAAGCTCTttggaaaagagaaatggattGTCTTTTATCTGTCTGTGATTATATTGTGGAATTTACTCCCAAGTCACACAATTTACGTAATGGAGCAGCTGTTGAG GAAATACTGGATAGCTTCCAGGATAGAGAATTCTGGTACGCAGAGCAAGGGAGTATGTCGGCGAATTCGACCCGTATGGGTTCATTTCGAAGAGTTGTTCAAAGAAATGACGAGAAATGGTGGGTACCAGTGCCGTGTGTTCCTTCGAGTGGACTTACCGAGAAAGCGAGGAAGCACTTGCGACATAAACGAGAATGTGCTAATCAAATTCACAAGGCTGCTATGTCTATAAACAACAGTGTTCTTTCCGAGATGGAAATCCCAGATTCATACATGGCATCACTTCCAAAG AGCGGAAGAGCCAGCATCGGAGACCCTATATACCGCTACATGTACACCACAGAAAAATTCTCCCCTGAGTATCTACTCGATTGTCTCAACATAGCATCCGAACACGAAGCACTTGAACTTGCAGATCGTGTTGAAGCTTCAATGTACACATGGAGACGTAAAGCATGCATGATCCACTCGAAATCATCATGGAGTATGGTGAAAGACTTAATGTCCGACGTCAATCGAAGTGACAAAAACCATATATTAGCTGAAAGAGCAGAGAGCTTGTTATTTTCATTGAAGCAAAGATACCCTGAACTCTCACAAACGTCCCTAGACACGTGCAAAATTCAGTACAATAGG GATGTGGGGCAAGCAATCCTTGAGAGTTATTCGAGGGTATTAGAAGGACTAGCTTTCAACATTGTTGCTTGGATTGAAGATGTGTTTTTTGTAGACAGTACAACAAGAAACCAAGACTGA
- the LOC105763872 gene encoding rop guanine nucleotide exchange factor 3 isoform X1 gives MENSSNSDENYDVGYQPSPCSTDPNDQSTMSGDSFVYCRTYSSTSVFSEPVDDHHSCCSEASPSCSSHWSTKRSGGVVPQKQALLTRLVTKQCKNSNAGDHQKLDDLESLDLELEMMKERFAKLLLGEDMSGSGKGVCTAITISNSITNLYATVFGQNLRLEPLNPEKKALWKREMDCLLSVCDYIVEFTPKSHNLRNGAAVEIMESRQRSDIYINLPALRKLDAMLIEILDSFQDREFWYAEQGSMSANSTRMGSFRRVVQRNDEKWWVPVPCVPSSGLTEKARKHLRHKRECANQIHKAAMSINNSVLSEMEIPDSYMASLPKSGRASIGDPIYRYMYTTEKFSPEYLLDCLNIASEHEALELADRVEASMYTWRRKACMIHSKSSWSMVKDLMSDVNRSDKNHILAERAESLLFSLKQRYPELSQTSLDTCKIQYNRDVGQAILESYSRVLEGLAFNIVAWIEDVFFVDSTTRNQD, from the exons ATGGAGAATTCATCAAACAGTGATGAAAACTATGATGTGGGTTATCAACCATCACCTTGTTCAACTGATCCAAATGATCAGTCAACCATGAGTGGTGATTCATTTGTGTATTGCCGAACATATTCATCGACTTCAGTATTTTCTGAACCTGTTGATGATCACCATAGTTGTTGTAGTGAAGCTTCACCTTCTTGTTCTTCTCATTGGTCAACTAAGAGATCTGGTGGGGTTGTTCCTCAAAAGCAAGCTCTTCTTACAAGGCTTGTAACAAAACAGTGCAAAAATAGCAATGCAGGTGATCATCAAAAGCTTGATGATTTGGAATCATTGGATTTAG AACTTGAAATGATGAAGGAAAGATTTGCAAAACTTTTACTGGGAGAAGATATGTCTGGAAGTGGAAAAGGAGTATGCACAGCTATTACAATCTCAAATTCCATAACCAATCTTTACG CAACTGTATTTGGGCAAAATTTGAGGTTGGAGCCATTGAACCCTGAAAAGAAAGCTCTttggaaaagagaaatggattGTCTTTTATCTGTCTGTGATTATATTGTGGAATTTACTCCCAAGTCACACAATTTACGTAATGGAGCAGCTGTTGAG ATAATGGAAAGCAGGCAAAGATCAGATATTTACATCAATCTTCCAGCACTGAGAAAATTGGATGCAATGCTCATT GAAATACTGGATAGCTTCCAGGATAGAGAATTCTGGTACGCAGAGCAAGGGAGTATGTCGGCGAATTCGACCCGTATGGGTTCATTTCGAAGAGTTGTTCAAAGAAATGACGAGAAATGGTGGGTACCAGTGCCGTGTGTTCCTTCGAGTGGACTTACCGAGAAAGCGAGGAAGCACTTGCGACATAAACGAGAATGTGCTAATCAAATTCACAAGGCTGCTATGTCTATAAACAACAGTGTTCTTTCCGAGATGGAAATCCCAGATTCATACATGGCATCACTTCCAAAG AGCGGAAGAGCCAGCATCGGAGACCCTATATACCGCTACATGTACACCACAGAAAAATTCTCCCCTGAGTATCTACTCGATTGTCTCAACATAGCATCCGAACACGAAGCACTTGAACTTGCAGATCGTGTTGAAGCTTCAATGTACACATGGAGACGTAAAGCATGCATGATCCACTCGAAATCATCATGGAGTATGGTGAAAGACTTAATGTCCGACGTCAATCGAAGTGACAAAAACCATATATTAGCTGAAAGAGCAGAGAGCTTGTTATTTTCATTGAAGCAAAGATACCCTGAACTCTCACAAACGTCCCTAGACACGTGCAAAATTCAGTACAATAGG GATGTGGGGCAAGCAATCCTTGAGAGTTATTCGAGGGTATTAGAAGGACTAGCTTTCAACATTGTTGCTTGGATTGAAGATGTGTTTTTTGTAGACAGTACAACAAGAAACCAAGACTGA